In Maridesulfovibrio sp., the genomic stretch CATGTCCGGCAGTATGACCACAGATTAGCTGAGGCTGAATAAAAAAATCCCCGACAGTTTAAAGCTGCCGGGGATTTTTTTAAGATGGTTCTTTTATAACCGTCTAATTAGCTGACCTGTGCGAGGCGGGGTGCGTTCTTGGCTTTTTCCTCTTCCGCTCTCTTACGCAGGTAATGAACCATGGTAAGGATTGCGGTAATGGCTTCAAAGCCTTCCTGTTCTACAGAGTCAACCAGTGCGTCGGAAGGATCGGCCTGCAGTGCACTCTTGAGAGCTTTGGAGTATCTGCCGAAACCGTCCATGAGATCAAGAGCCATGTAGTTGGCTTCATCAGGATCTTCTGGGTTGATGTCCATGGGAACCAGAACATAGCCCATGATGTTTGCCAGTCTGGTCAGGGGACGGATGCTGCCGGTTGCTTTCATGATGGGAATCAGTTCTTCTACACCAACTTTAGCGCCTTTGTCTTCGGGGTTGATTTCGCGAAGAAGAGTCGGGTAAGGTTTGTTGATTTCATTTGCCACATCACGCGCGGGCTTGTCGTTTTTAAGTACAACGTCCTGCAACAATTTAGTCAGTTCATTATTTGCCATTTCTATGTCTCCCTATGGTTCATTATTTTTTGATTATAATTAATCTTAATAACAGCTAATTTCATGCCAGTTTATTATGTAATAACAGACATACATATAGTCTTTTATCTTCAGACACTTAAACAAAAAGAGTCTTCTGGCGGCAGGGCCGGAATCGCACAAAACAGTATTTTTTACTGAAAAACAAGAATATTAATTATCCCATTAATCATTGGCGACGCGGAAAGAAGGCTATACAAGGAATACTCCTCCCTTGCAAGGATTGATTAGGCCAATATCAAAATTCTACGTAAAAGGTATGTAATTACTTAATACCAAAAAAAGAGCGCCGCAAAAGTGAGACGCCCTTTTCCTAATGGAAAAACGTAACGGCCTATTCAAGTCCGAGCGAATCTATGAACACTTCACCGGAAAAAGTAAGTTCAGCTCCGCCCTGCAAAAAAACATTACCGCCTTCGATGATGACTTTAAGAATTTCACCGCCGGAAGTACGGATTCTTACAGCCGCATCAGTCAAGCCCTGTTTATGGAGAGTAAGCTGAACAGCGCTCACCCCGGTTCCGCAGGCATAAGTTTCATCCTCCACACCTCTTTCATAGGTGCGGACAATCAGGCTGTCGTTATCGTCAATTTGTACGAAGTTGACGTTAGTTCCGGCAGGGGCAAAAGCTTCGTGGTAACGGAAGGCTGCACCGAGCTTCTTGACATCTACATCATCAACATCGGCCACCTGCACGACTGCGTGAGGAACGCCGGTGTTTGCAAAGTGGTACTCATACTCTTCGCCGTCAATTTCCAGAGTCTGCTTCACCGCCAGTCCTTCGGGCGGAGTGAGCTGGACTTTGACCTCTTCCAACAAAGGAAAGACCTGAACCTTGATCGGGCCTGCATCGGAACCGAAAGAATGCTGTTCGCCTGCAATACCCAGAGCATGAGCCAGACGCCCGGCGCAACGGGATGCATTGCCGCACATCTCAGCTCTGGATCCATCGGAATTATAAAACTGCCAGACATAATCAAGTCCGGAACCTTCAGGAGCATTTTCAATGAAAAACAGTCCGTCAGCGTAAACTCCGAAAGCTCGCTGACAGAGCTTCTTGGCCCAAAGCTCCATTTTCTCGACCGGAACACCAAGCTCACGGTTATCTATGATTACAAAATCATTGCCGCAACCCTGCATTTTATAAAAAGGAACAGATTTTCCGAACATTTCACTCATTTGGCAGCCTCATTGTATAATGATCTAAAGTTTAATATTCATTCCGACAGCGCCGGGTCAACTTGATATCATCAGGACTCAACAACGCGGGAGCGCTGACGGCGGACCAGATACAGAAAAGGTGTATCCATAACTGCCACTATAGCCTTAAACAGGTAAGTGGTAAAAAGAATTTCTACCCAGACATCAAAGGGGAAAAGCCCCCACAAGGCGACAAGGCAGAACACGGAAGAATCAAGGAACTGGCTGAGCAGGGTAGACGCATTGTTGCGCAGCCAGAGGTGGCGCTCACCCATCTTATCTTTAAGAAGGTGAAAAATATATACATCATTAAGCTGGGAAACAATATACGCAGCCATGCTACCCAATGCAATACGGGGCAGAAAACCAAAAATAGCCTCAAGATGCGGCTGAGAAAAATCATCCGCTGCGGGAACAAACTTCAGTGCCAGCTGCATGTAAACAACTGCCATCAAGAGAACCACGAACCCCAGATATACTGCTTTCTTGGCTTCTTTCTTGCCATAAAATTCGCTGAGTATATCAGTTGAAAGAAAAACGCTGGCATAAAGGATGTTGCCGAGAGTGGTGGTCATTCCGAACAATTCTATTGTCTTCAGAACCTGAATGTTACACAGAATCAAGTTGAACACAATCAGGCCGTAAAGTCCAGTTTTGCCGAAAAATCTATAGATAACAAGCACAAGGCTCAGGTCCATGACCGCAAAGCCAAGCCATAATAACTCATTCATCATATTACTCCTGTATGCGCGTTCCGTAAGTAAACACTACAAACGCAAACTCCGCAACCTAATAGATACGGGCCTTCACGGCTCCGTGATCAGCTCCTAGCGCAATTTATACTGAAAATCCATACAAAAAAAGCGGCCCCGACAATCGGGGCCGCTTTAATCCAGTCTGACAGCTATAGACTGAAGGAAACCTTCTGATTTTACATAATCCTGAGCTTGGGCCTCTTGGGCGATACAACCACCCGGTTACGCCCCTGCGCCTTGGCTTCGTAAAGGGCCTCATCGGCCTTGCGCACTATCTCGGTGCCTTTTTCGAGACTTCCGGGGCATACGGAAGAGACACCGATGCTCGCAGTAATATTAAAACTTGCATCCTGATAGGTCATATTGCTGGCGGAAATCTTTTCCCGAATCCGCTCAGCCAGCATCCGGGCCTGAGCTTCGTTGGTATGCGGCAGCAGAATGGCGAACTCTTCCCCTCCATAACGGGCGATGAAATCTGTAGACCTGAAAGTATTTTCAAATAGACGGGCCACTTTTTCCAAAACCATATCACCGGCCATATGGCCGTAGGTATCATTGACCGACTTGAAGTGATCAAGATCAATCATGAGCAGAGCCAGTTCAGTATTCAAACGCTGATGGCGCTTGAATTCTTCGACCAGCCTTTCGTCAAAGCTGCAACGGTTGTAAACTCTGGTCAGACCATCGCGATTTGCACGGGTCTTTATCTTATCAAACATGATCGCATTACTCAGGGCGAGAGAAAGGTGATTGACGGCCGCATTAAGCGTGGACACCTGATCTTTAGCAAGCCTGACATTACGTTCACAAAGCATGACCAGACAACCGAACTTATCACCACGGGCGACCAGCGGCAGGGCCAGAATTCTTCCTGATTCAGGGCTGTAAACCATGTTGGAGGACACTGCGGGGACGGTTTCAGCCATATTGTAGCTGGAAACTTCCATGCCGCTTAAGGCAACCACATTTTCAATCATCAACTCAACCCATTCTTTCTGGACACTTTCAACCTGTCCGGGGTTGATAAAAATATCTGCGTCAAGATGCTTTCCAGTAGGCAGGACATTCCAGAAGGCTCCTTGCACAGAGTAAACCGGAAGCAGCATCCTAAGATCTTCGGCTGCCTGTCCAAGAATATTGCCCACTTCAAGCCTTTCTGTTGCATTTGACAGCACTGTGTTCAGAAACTGAAGCTGTTCTGTCTTCCTGGAGAGCAGTTCCCGTTCAAGGATGATTTCCTCAGTCATGCGGTAAAGGTCACCGTAGAGCCCGGAAATCTCCTTCGCCCTGAACAAAGCATCCTGCACCTTGGAGCTGGTAAGCGGAGAGCTGACTACCGCAAGGAATCCATCCTCAAGAACTCGTTCAAGATCCGTGCTCTTAGCTTCATCCTGTATAAGAATACGCTGGGTGGATTCCAGATTACGGTAAGCGGAGCGACGTTCTTCAGGAAGTTCATCCCACACACGCTGCGGAATCCATGTTGCTGCGGGCTTATCCTTATTGCTCAGTTCCTTTTCTCCGGGCAGGGAACGCTCAGAAAAATTTCTCAAGAAGAAACCGGGACCGAGGGAATCCTCAATCTTTCCGACTTCTGCTGTATTAAGACCGAACCCCCAAAGCAGTTCTGGCCTGTTGCCTCTTTTCATTATGGTCTCCTTGATTGCCTGTTTAAGCTGTCAGAAACAATTTTCTACCAACGTTTTGCAAAAAAAGGACCATTGAAAGTCAATGTAGATCACGGTTAGGCCGTGTGATAACCGCTTTCTTTCAACCTCAAAAACAAAAAGCATTTATAACAAGATATTAAGGACGGAAGCTAAAACGTGTTATAAATTTCATGACTCAGGTTGAATGCCACCGAAGACTCAGTCGGGGGAAAAGGAAGGGAAAAGTCTGCCGGGAATTTGACATGCAATAACTACTAAAGGGGAAAATAAATCCTTTGACAAAAACCGGCGAAGTATGGCTTGAAATAATATATGAAAAATCAAAGAATATGGGGAACTCTGGACCCATTCCACGAAAACGGCCCTATTCTGGGCAGGAAAGTTGCCAATGAGGGATTTCTAAACGGACTTCTCGGCCTTGACCCTTTTGACGAATACCACTTCTTTCTCTCCGGTGCAGGCGTAAAAAAAGGACTGCACTCCTTCTTAAGCAAAAACTACCCTGCTCTCATCGCGCTGAACCGGATCAAAATAATGGACCGCCGAGAACTGCCGGAAGCAATTAGCCGGCAAGAGTACTTCTGCTTCCACCAGTCGGACTGCATAAATTATCCACCCCATCTGGGCCGTTTGCGTAACGCATACGCCCGCAATGTTTTTCCCATCACCGGCACAACACACTCTTTGAGTTACAGCAATTACGGTTCTTTTTTTCTTAATCACCTCTGGCCGGGCACAACAGCAAGAGACTGTATAGTAACGACTTCCAAGGCAGGAAAACTTGTTGTCGAAAAATATTTCCAGCACCTGCGGGAGGGGTTCTGCTTAAGCGAAGCCACCCACCCTGCGCCGCAAATTCGCAGAATTCCGCTTGGAATCACTCCGGGGGAACTTAGTCCTGCTGATGGCGCACAAAAAAAACAGGCAAAGCTGAACATCGGAATTAACGGTAACGATACCAAGGTCAATATCCTTGTATTCGGACGTATTGCCCATTATTCGAAAATGGATGTTCTTCCTCTGCTGCGCGCCCTGCAACGTCTCTTTACAAACGGTCTGGACCGGAAAAGTATTCGCTTGCTTCTGGCCGGATGGCTGGATGAGGAGGACGATTTTCCCGAGACTCTGGCCCAGATATGCCGCAATATGGGGCTTGACCTGTCACTCATCGGACGTCCTTCGGATGACCGTAAAGTTGACCTTTTCCGCGCGGCTGATATATTTGTTTCCATCTCTGACAACCCGCAGGAAACATTCGGGATTACAGTACTTGAAGCGGGGGCAGCAGGACTGCCCGTAATCGCATCAGACTATGATGGATACAAAGATCTGATTGTTAATAATGAAACCGGAATACTCATCGAGACGATCGGCCCTGAATCTACACCTGATCTGGACATGATAGCCCCACTCTGCTTCGACAATCATTACCACCTGCTCATGGCCCAGCAAACTGCGCTGGAAACACCTAAGCTGGCAGCGGCACTGGAACGGCTGATAAACGATAAGCAACTGCGCGAAAATATGGGACAGGCCGGAGCCAAAAGGGTGCAGGAAAATTTCAGCTGGTCAAAGGTAATTGAAAGCCATGTGGCCCTATGGGAAGAGTTGAATACCATCCCGGTGAACATTGACGAACTGCGCGACAGACTTCATCCCGCACAGGTTCGGTTGGGTGAAACATTTTCACATTACCCCACGCAGACTTTAAGCCCTGAAACCAAGCTG encodes the following:
- a CDS encoding phage regulatory CII family protein codes for the protein MANNELTKLLQDVVLKNDKPARDVANEINKPYPTLLREINPEDKGAKVGVEELIPIMKATGSIRPLTRLANIMGYVLVPMDINPEDPDEANYMALDLMDGFGRYSKALKSALQADPSDALVDSVEQEGFEAITAILTMVHYLRKRAEEEKAKNAPRLAQVS
- the dapF gene encoding diaminopimelate epimerase; its protein translation is MSEMFGKSVPFYKMQGCGNDFVIIDNRELGVPVEKMELWAKKLCQRAFGVYADGLFFIENAPEGSGLDYVWQFYNSDGSRAEMCGNASRCAGRLAHALGIAGEQHSFGSDAGPIKVQVFPLLEEVKVQLTPPEGLAVKQTLEIDGEEYEYHFANTGVPHAVVQVADVDDVDVKKLGAAFRYHEAFAPAGTNVNFVQIDDNDSLIVRTYERGVEDETYACGTGVSAVQLTLHKQGLTDAAVRIRTSGGEILKVIIEGGNVFLQGGAELTFSGEVFIDSLGLE
- a CDS encoding queuosine precursor transporter, with translation MNELLWLGFAVMDLSLVLVIYRFFGKTGLYGLIVFNLILCNIQVLKTIELFGMTTTLGNILYASVFLSTDILSEFYGKKEAKKAVYLGFVVLLMAVVYMQLALKFVPAADDFSQPHLEAIFGFLPRIALGSMAAYIVSQLNDVYIFHLLKDKMGERHLWLRNNASTLLSQFLDSSVFCLVALWGLFPFDVWVEILFTTYLFKAIVAVMDTPFLYLVRRQRSRVVES
- a CDS encoding GGDEF domain-containing protein, yielding MKRGNRPELLWGFGLNTAEVGKIEDSLGPGFFLRNFSERSLPGEKELSNKDKPAATWIPQRVWDELPEERRSAYRNLESTQRILIQDEAKSTDLERVLEDGFLAVVSSPLTSSKVQDALFRAKEISGLYGDLYRMTEEIILERELLSRKTEQLQFLNTVLSNATERLEVGNILGQAAEDLRMLLPVYSVQGAFWNVLPTGKHLDADIFINPGQVESVQKEWVELMIENVVALSGMEVSSYNMAETVPAVSSNMVYSPESGRILALPLVARGDKFGCLVMLCERNVRLAKDQVSTLNAAVNHLSLALSNAIMFDKIKTRANRDGLTRVYNRCSFDERLVEEFKRHQRLNTELALLMIDLDHFKSVNDTYGHMAGDMVLEKVARLFENTFRSTDFIARYGGEEFAILLPHTNEAQARMLAERIREKISASNMTYQDASFNITASIGVSSVCPGSLEKGTEIVRKADEALYEAKAQGRNRVVVSPKRPKLRIM
- a CDS encoding glycosyltransferase family 4 protein, whose product is MKNQRIWGTLDPFHENGPILGRKVANEGFLNGLLGLDPFDEYHFFLSGAGVKKGLHSFLSKNYPALIALNRIKIMDRRELPEAISRQEYFCFHQSDCINYPPHLGRLRNAYARNVFPITGTTHSLSYSNYGSFFLNHLWPGTTARDCIVTTSKAGKLVVEKYFQHLREGFCLSEATHPAPQIRRIPLGITPGELSPADGAQKKQAKLNIGINGNDTKVNILVFGRIAHYSKMDVLPLLRALQRLFTNGLDRKSIRLLLAGWLDEEDDFPETLAQICRNMGLDLSLIGRPSDDRKVDLFRAADIFVSISDNPQETFGITVLEAGAAGLPVIASDYDGYKDLIVNNETGILIETIGPESTPDLDMIAPLCFDNHYHLLMAQQTALETPKLAAALERLINDKQLRENMGQAGAKRVQENFSWSKVIESHVALWEELNTIPVNIDELRDRLHPAQVRLGETFSHYPTQTLSPETKLVTGITGQAIYHGKEFPLIYRGVDRILNQEVIRKMAFLARKPISAAQLTEKMKSMAGEMTNKEAQFHLLWCLKHDILEKVC